Proteins encoded in a region of the Isoalcanivorax pacificus W11-5 genome:
- the dcd gene encoding dCTP deaminase: protein MSIKSDRWIRRMAEQEGMIEPFAPELVRQNDQGGKIISYGTSSYGYDVRCADEFKVFTNIHSATVDPKNFDEKSFVDIRGDYCIIPPNSFALARTVEYFRIPRSVLTICLGKSTYARCGIIVNVTPLEPEWEGHVTLEFSNTTTLPAKIYANEGVAQMLFLESDEVCETSYRDRGGKYMGQRGVTLPRA, encoded by the coding sequence ATGAGTATCAAATCGGATCGCTGGATTCGCCGCATGGCGGAACAGGAAGGGATGATCGAACCTTTCGCGCCGGAACTGGTGCGCCAGAACGACCAGGGCGGCAAGATCATTTCCTACGGTACGTCCAGCTATGGGTATGACGTGCGCTGCGCGGATGAATTCAAGGTCTTCACCAATATCCATTCCGCCACGGTGGACCCGAAGAACTTCGATGAGAAAAGCTTTGTCGATATCCGGGGTGATTATTGCATCATCCCGCCGAACTCGTTCGCGCTGGCACGTACTGTGGAATACTTCCGCATCCCGCGCAGTGTACTGACCATCTGCCTGGGCAAATCCACTTACGCGCGGTGCGGTATCATCGTCAACGTCACGCCGCTGGAGCCGGAGTGGGAAGGGCATGTGACGCTGGAGTTTTCCAACACCACCACGCTGCCGGCGAAGATCTATGCCAACGAAGGCGTGGCGCAGATGCTGTTCCTGGAATCCGATGAAGTGTGCGAAACCTCGTACCGTGATCGCGGTGGCAAGTACATGGGCCAGCGCGGCGTGACACTGCCGCGCGCCTGA
- the apbC gene encoding iron-sulfur cluster carrier protein ApbC — MVAPDHAIRQALATVVPDALGCDLISAHVLQSLTIDDDAVSLALRFGYPCDTRLPLYRRQVEQALAPVLGGRALHLTLDWQVQHHRAQQQMAALPNVRNVIAVASGKGGVGKSTTAVNLALALAAEGARVGMLDADIFGPSLPLMLGLPEGTRPGVQEQKYFLAPQAHGIEVMSIGFLVDATTPVVWRGPKASGALQQLVTQTLWRDLDYLIVDLPPGTGDIQLTLAQRVPVSGSVVVTTPQDVALLDARKGIEMFRKVGISVLGVVENMAVHVCSQCGHAEHVFGEGGGAALAEQYQTTLLGSLPLATRIRAQADQGTPLVVAQPDSAEAALYMAAARRLAGRLSLQARGQQAFARMVMTHTPQTH; from the coding sequence ATGGTTGCCCCGGATCACGCTATCAGACAGGCACTGGCCACAGTAGTGCCCGATGCGCTGGGCTGTGACCTGATCAGTGCGCATGTTTTACAGTCGCTGACGATTGACGACGACGCGGTGTCGTTGGCACTGCGTTTCGGGTATCCCTGCGACACCCGGCTGCCACTGTACCGCCGTCAGGTCGAGCAGGCGCTGGCGCCGGTGCTGGGCGGTCGCGCGCTGCACCTGACGCTGGACTGGCAGGTGCAACACCACCGCGCACAGCAGCAGATGGCGGCATTGCCGAACGTGCGCAACGTGATCGCCGTGGCGTCCGGCAAGGGCGGAGTGGGCAAGTCCACCACGGCCGTGAACCTGGCGCTGGCGCTGGCCGCCGAGGGCGCACGCGTCGGCATGCTGGACGCCGATATCTTCGGCCCCAGCCTGCCGTTGATGCTGGGCCTGCCGGAGGGTACCCGGCCTGGTGTGCAGGAGCAGAAGTATTTCCTTGCGCCGCAGGCGCATGGCATTGAGGTGATGTCGATCGGCTTTCTGGTCGATGCGACAACGCCAGTGGTCTGGCGTGGCCCCAAGGCCAGTGGTGCGTTGCAGCAACTGGTGACGCAGACGCTCTGGCGTGATCTCGATTATTTGATCGTCGACCTGCCACCGGGCACCGGCGACATCCAGCTGACGCTGGCCCAGCGGGTGCCGGTGTCCGGCAGCGTGGTGGTGACCACGCCGCAGGATGTGGCGCTGCTGGACGCCCGCAAGGGCATCGAGATGTTCCGCAAGGTCGGCATCAGTGTGCTGGGCGTGGTGGAAAACATGGCGGTGCACGTCTGCAGCCAGTGTGGCCATGCCGAGCATGTCTTTGGCGAGGGCGGTGGTGCTGCGCTGGCGGAACAGTACCAGACGACGTTGCTGGGCAGCCTGCCGCTGGCGACACGCATCCGTGCCCAGGCGGATCAGGGTACGCCGCTGGTGGTGGCCCAGCCGGACAGCGCCGAGGCCGCGCTCTATATGGCAGCGGCACGCCGGCTGGCTGGCCGGCTGTCGTTGCAGGCCCGTGGCCAGCAGGCGTTTGCCCGCATGGTGATGACCCACACACCGCAGACGCACTGA
- a CDS encoding SIMPL domain-containing protein — MAIRRITGTFFLLTLLAGGLTACGAGTHPAPRDTLDVSGTGEVKATPDRFRVRAVSSRTGDDINAMKQEVDAEIGAAIKLAGELNIPDNQVSATGITIQPEWQWQPERKLIGHRVARDIDFAVDGIDDYAALLEALTEIGFTELNQAGAELADPVALEEEALRKAVEDARRKAQILADAAGRKLGQVILVQEQGGSMPQPMMMAMDMAAKRESSAYAAGEMTVRQQVQVRFTLD, encoded by the coding sequence ATGGCTATCCGCCGCATCACCGGCACTTTCTTTCTGTTGACCCTGTTGGCCGGCGGCCTGACCGCCTGTGGCGCAGGCACCCACCCGGCCCCGCGTGACACCCTGGATGTGTCCGGTACCGGCGAAGTGAAGGCCACCCCGGACCGGTTCCGTGTACGCGCTGTCTCCAGCCGCACCGGCGACGATATCAACGCCATGAAACAGGAAGTCGACGCCGAGATCGGTGCCGCCATCAAACTGGCGGGCGAGCTGAACATTCCTGACAACCAGGTCAGCGCCACCGGCATCACCATCCAGCCGGAATGGCAATGGCAACCGGAGCGCAAACTGATCGGTCATCGCGTTGCCCGCGACATCGACTTCGCCGTTGACGGTATCGACGACTACGCCGCGCTGCTGGAAGCACTGACCGAGATCGGCTTCACCGAACTGAATCAGGCCGGTGCCGAGCTGGCCGACCCGGTTGCACTGGAAGAAGAAGCACTGCGTAAAGCAGTGGAAGACGCCCGCCGCAAGGCCCAGATACTGGCTGACGCTGCCGGCCGCAAGCTGGGCCAGGTGATTCTGGTGCAGGAACAGGGCGGCAGCATGCCGCAGCCGATGATGATGGCCATGGACATGGCCGCCAAACGCGAAAGCAGCGCCTATGCCGCCGGTGAAATGACCGTGCGCCAGCAGGTCCAGGTCCGCTTTACGCTCGACTGA
- a CDS encoding AraC family transcriptional regulator, whose amino-acid sequence MTSLGSISGAALDQYLVSARAAGLDISPALADAGLDEATARQPDSRVPGERFEILLERLIAISGDPLFGLHTSQFVQPGSYSVMGYIAMNATTLNEALSKVALYEKLVGDMGTTEVMPAGQLVEVRWCCRHTRQPVRRHLIENVFGSWVRYSRWLANNDALTPELVLFEHDVHDSSAVAAYEKVFGCEVRFNQPCSALRADPRVLDVRLRHPDPHLLSTLEAHAASKLQQLGIDTSLAHKVREQIRASLGERLPRKEQIACELGINMRTLHRRLREEGTTWQQVLDELRQQLALQYLRDSDLPQASIAERLGYSDIRSFQRSFKRHNGITPGDYRSREKP is encoded by the coding sequence ATGACCAGCCTGGGCAGCATTTCCGGCGCGGCGCTTGACCAGTATCTGGTCAGCGCCCGTGCTGCCGGGCTGGATATCTCCCCCGCCCTGGCCGATGCCGGCCTGGATGAAGCCACCGCACGACAACCCGACAGCCGCGTCCCCGGCGAACGCTTTGAAATCCTGCTGGAACGCCTGATCGCCATTTCCGGGGACCCCCTGTTCGGCCTGCATACCTCGCAATTCGTCCAGCCCGGTTCCTACAGTGTGATGGGCTATATCGCCATGAACGCCACCACCCTCAACGAAGCGCTGTCGAAAGTGGCGCTGTACGAGAAACTGGTCGGCGACATGGGCACCACGGAAGTCATGCCCGCCGGACAACTGGTGGAAGTGCGCTGGTGTTGCCGCCACACGCGCCAGCCGGTCCGCCGGCATCTGATCGAGAACGTGTTCGGCTCCTGGGTCCGCTACAGCCGCTGGCTGGCCAACAACGATGCACTGACGCCGGAACTGGTGCTGTTCGAACACGATGTGCACGACAGCAGCGCCGTGGCGGCCTACGAAAAAGTGTTCGGCTGCGAAGTACGCTTCAACCAGCCCTGCTCCGCCCTGCGCGCCGACCCGCGCGTGCTGGACGTGCGCCTGCGCCATCCCGACCCGCACCTGCTGTCGACACTGGAAGCGCACGCCGCCAGCAAGCTCCAGCAGCTGGGCATTGATACGTCACTGGCGCACAAGGTCCGCGAACAGATCCGTGCCAGCCTCGGCGAGCGGCTACCACGCAAGGAACAGATCGCCTGCGAGCTGGGCATCAACATGCGCACCCTGCACCGCCGGCTGCGCGAAGAAGGCACCACCTGGCAGCAGGTGCTGGACGAATTGCGCCAGCAGCTGGCGCTGCAATACCTGCGTGACAGCGACCTGCCCCAGGCCAGCATCGCCGAACGGCTCGGCTATTCCGACATCCGCTCATTCCAGCGCAGCTTCAAACGCCACAACGGCATTACCCCCGGTGACTACCGCAGCCGGGAAAAACCCTGA
- a CDS encoding succinylglutamate desuccinylase/aspartoacylase domain-containing protein: MTPLHHINPFVMPLPPRPEDWLATLPGPSLIHLHGADPTRVRVLVTLLHGNEPSGLIATHQWLRDGRAAVEHGLATDLVIILASVEAARTPPRYSHRHLPGQRDLNRCFRAPWHDAPGRLAQAILAELVALGPEAVVDLHNTSGRSPAFAVAALDDHRHRTLAGMFCDHMIVTDLRLGALMDCAETLFPTLTVECGGADDPGAHSLAGDVLRRFGGRPELFAAQPATDTLRVFRNPVRVELTPGASLSFDTDSGADVTLSHDIQARNFHVSQPGDVLAWLRDTREIRLSARDHRGRPVLNELFAIRDNALTPRVPLRLFMATGRADIAASDCLFYVAPGQDKLP, from the coding sequence ATGACCCCGCTGCATCACATCAACCCGTTTGTGATGCCCCTGCCACCCCGGCCGGAAGACTGGCTCGCCACCCTGCCCGGCCCCAGCCTGATTCACCTGCACGGTGCCGACCCGACCCGGGTGCGGGTGCTGGTCACATTGCTGCACGGCAATGAACCGTCCGGCCTGATCGCCACCCACCAGTGGCTGCGCGACGGCCGCGCGGCGGTGGAACACGGCCTGGCCACCGATCTGGTGATCATCCTCGCCAGCGTCGAGGCGGCACGCACGCCGCCGCGCTACAGCCACCGCCACCTGCCCGGCCAGCGCGACCTGAACCGCTGCTTCCGTGCCCCCTGGCACGATGCACCGGGACGGCTCGCACAGGCGATCCTGGCCGAGCTGGTGGCGCTGGGGCCGGAAGCCGTCGTTGACCTGCACAACACCTCCGGCCGCAGCCCGGCGTTTGCCGTGGCCGCACTGGACGACCATCGTCATCGCACACTGGCCGGCATGTTCTGCGACCACATGATTGTCACCGACCTGCGCCTGGGCGCACTGATGGACTGCGCCGAAACCCTGTTCCCGACCCTGACCGTGGAATGCGGCGGCGCCGATGATCCCGGCGCACATTCGCTGGCCGGCGATGTGCTGCGGCGCTTCGGCGGCCGCCCCGAGCTGTTCGCGGCACAACCGGCTACCGACACCCTGCGCGTCTTCCGCAACCCGGTGCGGGTGGAACTGACGCCGGGCGCCAGCCTGAGCTTCGACACCGACAGCGGCGCCGACGTGACCCTGAGCCACGACATCCAGGCCCGCAACTTTCATGTCAGCCAACCCGGCGATGTGCTGGCGTGGCTGCGTGACACCCGCGAAATCCGCCTGAGCGCCCGCGATCATCGCGGCCGCCCCGTGCTCAACGAGCTGTTCGCCATCCGCGACAACGCGCTGACGCCGCGCGTGCCACTGCGACTGTTCATGGCCACCGGGCGGGCCGACATCGCGGCCAGCGACTGCCTCTTTTACGTTGCCCCGGGGCAAGACAAACTTCCCTGA
- a CDS encoding DUF3336 domain-containing protein, protein MKRALRQLEQAIAHASDYATWREASEEHDRLSGAEDWKEIDRSPYYDYELIRNRLAQIRQARERGDVNKLVFHLHEGLHGNLGNISNPMLYRFSRVGTKRLIEHYLAEVSTALNYLCDNEFEEFPFKDKLDFFETTGQAFGQSCLMLSGGAALGLFHIGVCKALWEQGLLPSVISGSSAGSIIASVVGSHDDSEMQCKLQPENLYLEAFRYIGWTGILRGTPVLDGDHLEACLEENIPDLTFEEAYRKTGREINITVSPYDRHQHARLLNWRTSPNVLIRKATLASCAIPGIYPPVNLWAKNLEGEKVPYIPGRKFVDGSIKDDLPIRRLARLYGVNHSIVSQTNPHIVPFLPRASDRSRTLPVLTDWLVRNVAMNLRYGVELAQSRVHSNDLGLMLDKAKSVLSQNYVGDINLIPPRQPLSLLKVLANPTVDDVRNYIRTGERTTWPSMDMVRNSTSISRTFHTCIQRLDKLEAEKLQRLRLVSEQGNRLSAQ, encoded by the coding sequence ATGAAGCGAGCCCTGCGGCAGCTCGAACAGGCCATTGCCCACGCCAGCGACTACGCCACCTGGCGCGAGGCCAGCGAAGAACATGACCGTCTCTCCGGCGCCGAAGACTGGAAAGAGATCGACCGCTCGCCCTATTACGACTACGAACTGATCCGCAACCGGCTGGCGCAGATCCGCCAGGCCCGCGAGCGCGGCGACGTCAACAAACTGGTGTTTCACCTGCACGAAGGGTTGCACGGCAACCTGGGCAATATTTCCAACCCGATGCTGTACCGTTTTTCCCGCGTCGGCACCAAGCGCCTGATCGAGCACTACCTGGCCGAAGTCAGCACGGCGCTGAATTACCTCTGCGACAACGAGTTCGAGGAGTTTCCGTTCAAGGACAAACTGGATTTCTTCGAAACCACCGGCCAGGCCTTCGGCCAGAGTTGCCTGATGCTCTCCGGCGGCGCAGCACTGGGGCTGTTTCATATCGGTGTCTGCAAGGCGCTGTGGGAACAGGGCCTGCTGCCGTCAGTGATCTCCGGCTCCAGCGCCGGCTCGATCATCGCGTCCGTGGTCGGCTCCCATGACGACAGCGAAATGCAGTGCAAGCTGCAACCGGAAAACCTCTACCTCGAAGCCTTCCGCTATATCGGCTGGACCGGCATCCTGCGCGGCACGCCGGTGCTGGACGGCGACCACCTGGAAGCCTGCCTGGAAGAAAACATTCCGGACCTGACGTTCGAAGAGGCGTATCGGAAAACCGGCCGCGAAATCAACATCACGGTCAGCCCGTACGACCGCCACCAGCATGCCCGGCTGCTGAACTGGCGCACCTCACCGAACGTGCTGATCCGCAAGGCAACCCTGGCGTCCTGTGCGATCCCCGGCATCTACCCGCCGGTGAACCTGTGGGCGAAAAATCTCGAAGGCGAAAAAGTCCCGTATATTCCCGGGCGCAAGTTTGTTGACGGTTCCATCAAGGACGACCTGCCGATCCGCCGGCTGGCGCGCCTGTATGGCGTCAACCATTCCATCGTCAGCCAGACCAATCCGCATATCGTGCCGTTCCTGCCCCGCGCCAGCGACCGCTCGCGCACGCTGCCGGTGCTGACCGACTGGCTGGTGCGCAATGTCGCCATGAACCTGCGCTACGGTGTGGAGCTTGCGCAAAGCCGTGTCCATTCCAACGACCTCGGCCTGATGCTGGACAAGGCCAAGTCCGTGCTCAGCCAGAACTATGTCGGGGACATCAATCTGATTCCACCCCGCCAGCCGCTCAGCCTGCTGAAAGTCCTGGCCAATCCGACCGTGGACGACGTGCGCAATTACATCCGCACCGGCGAGCGCACCACCTGGCCAAGCATGGACATGGTGCGCAACTCCACCAGCATCAGCCGCACGTTCCACACCTGCATACAGCGGCTGGACAAGCTCGAGGCGGAGAAACTGCAACGGCTGCGCCTGGTCAGCGAACAGGGCAACCGGTTGTCGGCGCAGTGA
- a CDS encoding hybrid sensor histidine kinase/response regulator, whose product MMFDRITHYRRDNPLAFRLMGAILLISSVITLIAVLLLLIREFSIGVSRMERNLEQVELSAVPAITRALWNFDESQLQVQLDALLRVPEIAAVNVTWQDWNGSERTVAQGVVPADGDAARQRYALVYRRNDGSAQAIGTLNIWLSRASLYQQVAEHAAFIALFQILKTLVIALVIIALVRFLLTRHLRHIAGYARELNLDTLHRPLVLERRHAERDELQDITDAINHMRDSLQLDIREREITEQALVEARQERLQQQEQRVRAESANQAKSEFLATMSHEIRTPMNGVIGILDLLAGTDLDERQRHYLQLMQHSSENLLTILNDVLDYSRIEAEQLLLEHIPMDLQVLVEDAVSAFSGIARQQALELVLDLRLQAMRHVRGDPTRIRQVLLNLINNALKFTPAGHVLIRVQEDPELSRVRFDVEDSGIGIAEQHLDTIFQPFTQADHSTSRRFGGTGLGLALCKRLVQAMQGTIIAHSRAGHGSCFSFTVPLEINAEQVSHSRPPTDGHVLVLSTLQPLQQALLGMLRHMNVQAGSAGCPSHLAMAERYRHILIDAPVLDKLSAEQRATLDRWRERVCVLVPLDRREPEFLTLTKPVTATALAALLDSQLQGATPGGIRVREHSRFDHLNVLIAEDNDVNRDVIEAILGTLRIRPVICRNGEEAVAAYRAAGGAFDLVLMDCEMPVMDGYIATAEIRAIEEQAALPPVPVVALTAHVMEPQRQRMRDAGMSHFLSKPVRKDAVRKLLAELGLEKTLQLVSFEQRQED is encoded by the coding sequence ATGATGTTCGACCGGATCACACACTACCGCAGAGACAACCCGCTGGCCTTCCGGCTGATGGGTGCGATTCTGCTGATCAGTTCCGTGATTACCCTGATCGCGGTGCTGTTACTGCTTATCCGGGAATTTTCCATCGGCGTGTCCCGCATGGAACGCAACCTGGAACAGGTCGAACTGTCCGCAGTCCCCGCCATCACCCGTGCGCTCTGGAACTTCGACGAGTCGCAATTGCAGGTACAGCTTGATGCCCTGTTGCGCGTGCCGGAAATCGCGGCCGTCAACGTCACCTGGCAGGACTGGAATGGCAGCGAACGCACCGTCGCGCAGGGCGTGGTGCCCGCCGACGGCGATGCCGCCCGGCAACGCTATGCCCTGGTGTACCGACGCAACGACGGCAGTGCCCAGGCGATTGGCACACTGAACATCTGGCTCAGCCGCGCGTCGCTGTATCAGCAGGTGGCCGAGCACGCCGCGTTCATCGCACTGTTCCAGATACTGAAAACCCTGGTCATCGCCCTGGTGATCATCGCCCTGGTACGCTTCCTGCTCACCCGGCACCTGCGCCACATTGCCGGCTACGCGCGCGAGCTGAACCTGGATACCCTGCACCGGCCACTGGTGCTGGAGCGGCGCCATGCCGAGCGCGACGAATTGCAGGACATCACCGACGCCATCAACCACATGCGCGACAGCCTGCAACTGGATATCCGCGAGCGTGAGATCACCGAGCAGGCACTGGTGGAGGCCCGGCAGGAACGGCTGCAACAACAGGAGCAGCGGGTGCGCGCAGAAAGTGCCAACCAGGCAAAAAGCGAATTCCTCGCCACCATGAGCCACGAGATCCGCACGCCGATGAACGGCGTGATCGGCATTCTGGATCTGCTGGCCGGCACCGACCTGGACGAACGCCAGCGGCACTACCTGCAACTGATGCAGCATTCCAGCGAAAACCTGCTCACCATCCTCAACGATGTGCTGGATTATTCACGTATCGAAGCCGAGCAACTGCTGCTGGAGCACATCCCGATGGACCTGCAGGTGCTGGTGGAAGACGCCGTCAGTGCCTTCTCCGGCATCGCCCGGCAGCAGGCACTGGAACTGGTGCTTGATCTGCGTCTGCAGGCCATGCGGCACGTGCGTGGCGACCCGACCCGCATCCGCCAGGTGCTGCTGAACCTGATCAACAACGCGCTGAAGTTCACACCCGCCGGCCATGTCCTGATACGGGTGCAGGAAGACCCGGAACTGAGCCGTGTGCGCTTCGATGTCGAGGATTCCGGTATCGGCATCGCCGAGCAGCATCTGGACACTATCTTCCAGCCCTTTACCCAGGCAGACCACAGCACCAGCCGCCGGTTTGGCGGCACCGGTCTCGGCCTGGCACTGTGCAAACGGCTGGTACAGGCAATGCAGGGCACCATCATTGCACACAGCCGCGCGGGTCATGGCTCCTGTTTCAGTTTCACCGTGCCACTGGAAATCAATGCAGAACAGGTATCTCACAGCCGCCCGCCCACCGACGGCCACGTGCTGGTGCTGTCAACGCTGCAACCCCTGCAACAGGCGCTGCTGGGCATGCTGCGCCACATGAACGTGCAGGCCGGCAGTGCCGGCTGCCCATCACATCTCGCCATGGCGGAGCGCTACCGGCACATCCTTATCGATGCGCCGGTGCTGGACAAGCTCAGTGCCGAGCAACGTGCCACGCTCGATCGCTGGCGCGAGCGCGTGTGTGTGCTGGTGCCGCTGGATCGCCGCGAACCGGAGTTCCTCACGCTGACCAAGCCGGTGACCGCCACCGCTCTGGCCGCCCTGCTCGACAGCCAGTTGCAGGGCGCCACGCCCGGCGGCATCCGGGTGCGCGAACACAGCCGCTTTGATCACCTGAACGTATTGATTGCCGAGGACAACGACGTCAACCGCGACGTGATCGAGGCGATCCTCGGCACCCTGCGCATCCGCCCGGTGATCTGCCGCAATGGTGAAGAAGCGGTGGCGGCCTACCGCGCCGCAGGCGGCGCCTTCGACCTGGTGCTGATGGACTGCGAAATGCCGGTGATGGACGGCTATATCGCCACCGCCGAAATCCGCGCCATCGAGGAACAGGCCGCGCTGCCGCCGGTCCCCGTGGTAGCGCTGACCGCGCATGTCATGGAGCCTCAACGGCAGCGCATGCGCGATGCCGGCATGTCGCATTTCCTGAGCAAACCGGTACGCAAGGACGCCGTGCGCAAACTGCTGGCAGAACTCGGGCTGGAAAAGACACTGCAACTGGTGTCGTTCGAGCAACGCCAGGAGGACTGA
- a CDS encoding sensor histidine kinase, with the protein MWLNSLGLKVLLAFVVGVALSIVLLLMTSALVVDWRSDILSGYETMERTKELARKLVFDHHGRPVGLRREVDEVSWVFDSLKQETAYRVLDADGQVVLTSAEPDLFLSSPEATLSRTRGRFDFERDGVLMHGATEPVEHDGQVWFFQFATSVRLLDIIQRGFAVPFMSTGITVFSLVLFFVFGACAYVTLTYTLKPLRRLSAGAAAISPRSLHARLQLHAVPTEIAPLVESFNRVLDRLEQGYRTQQAFLASAAHELKTPLALIRAQIELMEGGEDRRALLNDVQHMTRQVQQLLQLAETSERYNYHFTEVDVAEVAREAVAYLQRMADSGAVSLQAPGHSVSVPWLADRSALFTLLKNLLENAIQHAPPGTSVMVAVGANALAVRDQGPGVSEVDRARMFTRFWRSAARRDHGAGLGLAICQEIAQAHGWTLSVHPAEPGLLLQVRRGDAASML; encoded by the coding sequence ATGTGGCTGAATAGCCTTGGCCTGAAAGTGCTGCTGGCCTTTGTGGTCGGTGTCGCATTGAGCATCGTGTTGCTGCTGATGACCTCGGCGCTGGTGGTGGACTGGCGCAGCGATATCCTGTCCGGCTATGAGACCATGGAACGCACCAAAGAACTGGCCAGAAAGCTGGTGTTTGATCATCACGGCAGGCCGGTCGGATTGCGCCGGGAAGTGGATGAAGTCAGTTGGGTGTTTGACAGCCTGAAGCAGGAAACGGCCTACCGCGTGCTGGATGCCGACGGGCAGGTGGTGCTGACGTCGGCGGAGCCTGACCTGTTCCTGTCCTCGCCGGAAGCGACGCTCAGCCGGACGCGGGGCCGCTTTGATTTTGAGCGTGACGGAGTGCTGATGCACGGGGCGACGGAACCGGTCGAGCACGACGGCCAGGTGTGGTTTTTCCAGTTCGCCACCAGTGTGCGTCTGCTGGATATCATTCAGCGCGGGTTTGCGGTGCCATTCATGTCCACCGGTATTACCGTGTTCAGCCTGGTGCTGTTTTTTGTGTTTGGCGCCTGCGCCTACGTGACGCTGACCTACACGCTCAAGCCCCTGCGACGGCTCTCTGCCGGCGCGGCAGCGATTTCCCCACGCTCATTGCACGCCCGCTTGCAGCTTCATGCCGTGCCGACGGAAATTGCACCGCTGGTGGAGAGCTTCAACCGTGTGCTGGACCGGCTGGAACAGGGTTACCGCACGCAGCAGGCGTTTCTTGCGTCGGCGGCACACGAACTGAAGACGCCGCTTGCACTGATCCGCGCGCAGATCGAGTTGATGGAAGGCGGGGAGGATCGCCGTGCCCTGTTGAATGATGTGCAGCATATGACGCGCCAGGTGCAGCAACTGTTGCAGCTGGCCGAAACCAGTGAGCGGTACAACTATCACTTCACCGAGGTGGATGTGGCGGAAGTGGCCCGGGAAGCGGTGGCGTATCTTCAGCGCATGGCCGATAGCGGGGCGGTGTCGCTGCAGGCACCGGGACACAGCGTCAGTGTGCCCTGGCTTGCCGATCGCAGTGCGCTGTTCACGCTGCTGAAAAACCTGCTGGAGAATGCAATCCAGCATGCACCGCCGGGCACCTCGGTCATGGTGGCGGTCGGTGCCAACGCCTTGGCGGTGCGTGACCAGGGGCCGGGTGTGAGTGAGGTGGACCGCGCGCGGATGTTCACGCGATTCTGGCGCAGCGCCGCACGTCGTGATCATGGGGCGGGGCTGGGGCTGGCGATTTGCCAGGAAATTGCACAGGCCCACGGCTGGACATTGTCCGTGCACCCGGCCGAGCCGGGTCTGCTGCTGCAGGTACGTCGGGGAGACGCGGCGTCGATGCTTTGA
- a CDS encoding response regulator transcription factor → MNRILLVEDHERLARLMCKGLAGAGIAADALGRIDMAWAALQQIPYQALVLDRGLPDGDGLTLLKRLRGAGLGVPCIVLTARDALHDRVEGLEAGADDYLPKPFAMDELVARVRALLRRPVMRRSLDPEYGDLVLHPESSVICCGDECATLAPAEMQIMLVLVRRQGEVARRTVLETAGWGMNEAVTPNALDVALHRIRRKLRVIGSCQQIVNVRRIGYALRDGDVAE, encoded by the coding sequence ATGAATCGTATCCTGCTGGTCGAGGACCATGAACGGCTGGCCCGCCTGATGTGCAAGGGGCTGGCCGGGGCAGGCATTGCCGCGGATGCGCTCGGGCGGATCGACATGGCCTGGGCTGCGCTGCAACAGATCCCCTATCAGGCGCTGGTGCTGGATCGTGGCCTGCCGGATGGTGACGGGCTGACGCTGCTCAAGCGCTTGCGGGGTGCCGGGCTTGGCGTGCCCTGCATTGTGCTGACGGCACGTGATGCCCTGCACGATCGGGTCGAGGGCCTGGAGGCCGGTGCCGATGATTACCTGCCCAAGCCGTTTGCCATGGACGAGCTGGTGGCCCGTGTCCGGGCGCTGTTGCGTCGGCCGGTGATGCGCCGGTCGCTTGATCCGGAATACGGTGATCTGGTGCTGCATCCGGAGTCGAGTGTGATCTGTTGCGGGGATGAGTGCGCGACACTTGCACCAGCGGAAATGCAGATCATGCTGGTGCTGGTCCGGCGCCAGGGGGAAGTGGCCCGTCGCACGGTGCTGGAAACGGCGGGCTGGGGCATGAATGAAGCGGTGACACCCAATGCACTGGACGTGGCGCTGCATCGCATTCGCCGCAAGCTCAGGGTGATCGGGTCGTGCCAGCAGATCGTCAATGTGAGGCGTATCGGTTATGCGCTGCGTGATGGCGATGTGGCTGAATAG